In one window of Streptomyces roseofulvus DNA:
- a CDS encoding DUF5999 family protein, with translation MCQHQPACPTADSADREAARPVACHPEQGWSLLCNGVLLFEDTGELLPDGQIIAPHRPLTTGRVTTAA, from the coding sequence ATGTGCCAGCACCAGCCTGCCTGTCCCACCGCCGACTCCGCCGACCGTGAGGCCGCCCGCCCGGTGGCCTGCCATCCGGAGCAGGGGTGGAGCCTGCTGTGCAACGGCGTCCTGCTCTTCGAGGACACCGGCGAACTGCTGCCGGACGGGCAGATCATCGCTCCGCACCGGCCGCTGACGACGGGCCGGGTGACGACGGCGGCCTGA